One window of Diabrotica undecimpunctata isolate CICGRU chromosome 8, icDiaUnde3, whole genome shotgun sequence genomic DNA carries:
- the LOC140449134 gene encoding uncharacterized protein: MSSRSCQPVTKGIYDMQNMNILKVLANHNWEAEITQLLNIYKTQIRSELDYGSIVYSSAKDSLLKQLDIIQNTALRLALGAYRTRPVESLYVEVDEPPLSIRRHRLSLQYAAKIGANSNNSVYAYTFSDNFHLILEQNHFLSALFSKSITGFNFPKVISNEINYPPPWTIKLPKYASKTSEMETVGAAFVDETIKHQFQLPKEYSIYSAELYAISKALQRISNQLKLEAVIFTDSLSAVQGILRVYPNHPLLCQIKIDLEELYSKNKRVEFIWIPSHVDIIGNEKAVREAKEACYTNRPDKELLEIPHSDIQNTIKEFSMRIWLERWKKHDDNKLQRINPNLSPKGIMP, translated from the exons ATGAGCTCACGATCGTGTCAGCCGGTCACGAAAGGGATATACGATAT GCAAAATATGAACATTCTCAAAGTATTAGCCAATCATAATTGGGAAGCTGAAATCACACAattactaaatatatataaaacacagATTCGTAGCGAGCTAGATTATGGATCAATAGTCTACAGTTCAGCTAAAGATAGTTTATTAAAGCAATTGGACATCATACAAAATACCGCATTAAGGCTTGCACTTGGAGCCTACAGGACCAGGCCAGTAGAAAGTCTATATGTAGAAGTTGATGAACCACCTCTTTCAATTAGAAGACACAGACTAAGCCTACAATATGCAGCTAAAATTGGAGCAAACTCTAATAACTCTGTTTACGCCTACACATTTTCTGACAATTTTCATTTAATTCTTGAACAAAATCACTTTCTTTCTGCATTATTTAGTAAAAGTATCACAGGTTTCAATTTTCCAAAAGTTATTTCCAATGAAATAAACTACCCTCCTCCTTGGACCATAAAACTCCCCAAAT ATGCGTCAAAAACTTCTGAAATGGAAACGGTAGGCGCAGCTTTCGTTGAcgaaacaattaaacatcagTTCCAGCTACCTAAGGAGTACTCCATATATTCCGCCGAATTGTATGCCATATCTAAAGCCCTACAAcgtatatcaaaccagctaaaattGGAAGCAGTCATTTTCACAGATTCTTTAAGCGCAGTACAAGGAATATTAAGGGTTTACCCAAACCACCCATTACTATGCCAAATTAAAATTGATCTAGAAGAACTTTACAGTAAGAATAAAAGGGTAGAATTTATTTGGATTCCATCTCATGTAGACATAATAGGTAATGAAAAAGCTGTTCGGGAAGCTAAAGAAGCCTGCTATACGAATAGACCAGATAAAGAGCTCCTAGAAATTCCTCATTCCGACATTCAAAATACCATCAAAGAATTTTCAATGAGAATATGGCTCGAAAGATGGAAAAAACATGACGACAACAAACTACAACGCATCAACCCAAATTTGTCACCAAAAGGGATAATGCCATAA